The following proteins are co-located in the Armatimonadota bacterium genome:
- a CDS encoding PEP-CTERM sorting domain-containing protein (PEP-CTERM proteins occur, often in large numbers, in the proteomes of bacteria that also encode an exosortase, a predicted intramembrane cysteine proteinase. The presence of a PEP-CTERM domain at a protein's C-terminus predicts cleavage within the sorting domain, followed by covalent anchoring to some some component of the (usually Gram-negative) cell surface. Many PEP-CTERM proteins exhibit an unusual sequence composition that includes large numbers of potential glycosylation sites. Expression of one such protein has been shown restore the ability of a bacterium to form floc, a type of biofilm.) — MKLVSNLFVGLSLIGLPVLSAASFDLALVSDSGTDSIQRFDPISGTYLGSFGGGILVDPKGVVVNQAQNRAFVLDATARISIWDYNTGEFISSFNLNGTATYMNSNSDGTLNIALADRVRRITQGGAFLAEYIRNGTYGVQQGIMGGDGFFYMSTRSGDSVRLERFASSGTFVGFQSWAADRVLSVPLAGAPNSGNYNAINAYEFSGASTIEYDLHNSGATVTTFVNNTVFANPSGIALGHGGMTFIIGKIRATPTIGGILRFDRTTGVTGSIIGQSTLQIPTGIATVIAPEPGTIIALGVGIGALLRRRKKSA, encoded by the coding sequence AGTGATTCAGGCACCGACAGTATTCAGCGCTTCGACCCCATCAGCGGGACCTATCTCGGAAGCTTTGGCGGCGGAATCCTCGTCGATCCAAAGGGCGTCGTCGTGAACCAAGCCCAAAACCGGGCCTTTGTTCTGGACGCGACGGCTCGCATTTCCATCTGGGACTATAACACTGGAGAGTTCATTTCGTCGTTCAACTTAAACGGTACTGCAACCTACATGAACTCGAACAGTGATGGCACGCTGAACATCGCGCTCGCTGATCGAGTCCGCCGCATTACCCAGGGCGGCGCATTCCTGGCCGAATACATCCGCAATGGCACATATGGCGTGCAACAAGGCATCATGGGAGGCGACGGCTTCTTTTATATGAGCACCAGATCTGGTGATAGTGTTCGCCTGGAGAGGTTCGCTTCGTCGGGAACGTTTGTTGGTTTCCAATCTTGGGCAGCCGATCGTGTTCTGTCTGTACCACTCGCTGGTGCACCCAATAGCGGAAACTACAACGCGATCAACGCTTATGAATTCAGCGGTGCGAGCACCATCGAATATGATCTTCACAATTCTGGTGCGACAGTCACGACATTTGTCAATAACACGGTATTCGCAAATCCATCGGGCATCGCGCTCGGTCACGGCGGAATGACCTTCATCATTGGCAAAATCCGAGCGACGCCAACGATCGGTGGAATATTGCGGTTTGATCGAACTACCGGAGTAACGGGCTCGATTATTGGTCAATCTACTCTTCAAATTCCGACTGGAATCGCAACCGTCATTGCTCCTGAACCAGGCACTATAATCGCGCTCGGCGTTGGAATCGGTGCGTTATTGCGCCGACGAAAGAAGTCGGCATAG